From Solibacillus sp. FSL W7-1464:
TACAAAAATCCCGATGCATTACACCAGACGAGTAATGAAACGACAAAAATTGTTGTTTTAGCGGCAGCTATCGCATTTATATTGACGACAATTTTTGCATTTTTCCTTTCTTCTAAAATCACGCTTCCATTGCGTAAAATGAGAGAGCATGCATTTGAATTGGCAAAGGGCCGATTCGATTCGAAGATTGAAACGAAGCAAAACGATGAAATTGGTCAGCTTGCCGTTGCATTCAACCAGATGGGCCGCCAATTGAAGCATCATTTGGAAGTAATCAACCAGGAAAAAGAACAACTATCGAGCATTTTAACATCAATGACCGATTCCGTGATTACATTCAATCGCGATAAAACGATTTTAGTGAGCAATCCCCCTGCTGAACGACTACTGCAAAAATGGTTCGTTGAAAACGGGTTGGATAGTTCAAAACCAATACCGGATGAACTTTATCAAATGCTTGATCATGTATTGAATTTTGAAGATCAGCTGGACGAAGAGTTTGAAATGGGAAAATCCTATTACAGTATAACAATTAGTCCCCTTTACAGCAGGGATACAATACGTGGTGCGGTCGCTGTTATACGAGATAAAACCGAAGAGACAAAACTGGAAAAGCTTAAATCGGATTTCATCGCCAATGTTTCACATGAGCTCCGGACACCAATTGCCATGCTCCAAGGCTATTCTGAGGCAATTATTGATGGGGTTGTGACAACGGAAGAAGAACGTATTGATATGATTCGGGTAATATATGATGAATCACAGCGTATGAGCCGTCTCGTAACAGATTTGCTTGACTTGGCGCGGATGGAATCTGGACATATGACCCTGTATAAGGAAGACGTTCCGTTAGTTGCGGTTATTGAACGAATGACACATAAGTTTGACCAGACAGCGAAAGAAAAACATGTGCAACTGCTAATTGAAACAGACTTTTCGGATGATACCCTTATTTCGATTGATGAGGACCGCATCGAACAAGTGTTAACGAACCTGATCGACAATGCGATTCGCCATACACCTGCCGATGGATCAGTAACTGTTTCCATGACTAATGAGCAAAATTATGCAAAGTTTCAAATTAAGGATACAGGGCAGGGCATTCCCCAAGATGATTTGCCATATGTATTCGAACGGTTTTACAAAGCTGATAAAGCACGTACGCGTTCGAAAGGTGGAACGGGCTTAGGCTTGGCCATTACAAAGAACATTGTGGAAGCGCATAACGGCAGAATTTCTGTCGATAGTGTGGAACAGCAAGGAACAACCTTTACATTTTACTTGCCATTATCTTAATTTAATGGGGTAATGGATTTATGAGTACGAAAAGTTTATCATTTTGAATCGTTCAAAGTGATAGACTTTTCTTTTTAATTGATTAGTTCGTTCGCAAACAGATGATTAATGTAACTTTTTTGTTTCGGATACGACAAATTACGTGAATGGAGGTGGGATGGGTGCAGCAATCCATTTTCCATCGGTTATACGATACGTATCATCAGGATGTGTTTAATTTCTTGTTTTACTTAGTAAAAAATCGAACGGCAGCTGAGGATCTTGCCCATGAAGTATACGTTCGTGTATTAAAATCATACGACCGTTTCGAAGGGAAAAGTACCGAAAAAACTTGGCTGTTTTCAATAGCAAAAAATGTGGCGATCGATTATTTCAGAAAAAAACAAGTCCGTGATAAGCATGCATTTACAGCGTTTGACTGGGAGACAGAGCAACTCGTAAGCCCGGTCCCTTCACCTGAACAATTTACCGAATTAAATGATCAGCTTCATCAATTGCTGGTTGCATTGGAAGAATGTTCAGGAGATCAGAAAATGGTGATTATTATGCGGTTTATTCAGGAACTTTCAATTCAGGAAACAGCTGAAATATTAGGATGGACGACCGGAAAAGTGAAAACGACACAACACCGTGCTTTGAAAAATTTGAGGGTGCTATTGGAAGCGCAAGAAGGAAGGGAGGCGAATCCATTATGAAAAAGGAGCAATGGGATGAAAAAGAGATTGAACTTTTTCTGAAAAAAGCACCGAAAGTAACCGATCATCGTTCAAAAGATGAAGTATTTAATCGTTTAAAGGATGAAGGGGTATTTAATGAAGATCCGCCTCACATACAGCAAAACAATCAAAAAGGTATTCGCTGGGCACCATTATTCGTTTCGATCGCGTCCATATTTATAATTGTTTTAATCAGTGCACAGTTTATAGGTAACAATGATTCGGTTACTATGCAGAATGAAGCATTCGATCTTGCTACTCCGGATTCGGAAGAGAATATGACGATGAGTGCGAAGGAAGATGCGTCCACACAAACCGAGCGCGCCATGATCAACAGTTTCTCGACGGAAGCACAACCGGAGCAAACATTGGTCTATGAAAATGAGCTCGCGGACAACACATTATTTGAAATTGGCCTTGCAGGGGATGATGCAGAAAGTGTACCTGTGAGCATATTGATTCCAAATGAAGTTGTTGCCGAAAAAACGGGTAAAGAAAATCCGTCGAAACTGGAACTTTATAAAACATTCGGTCCATTGCTTGATGAGCAGTCACTCGGGTTCAACGAATATCATCCGTACAAGGGTGAATTGCGAGAAGAAGAGAACAGGCTTGTTCATACGCTACCGGAAGATCACCAATATGATGCCGGAACAGCGTCCTTATCAAATTATCTCGGTTCCCTTGTCGATACTTTCAGCGACGCATATACGGAAGTGAAAATTGAAAATACGTCCGGAAAACCGATTTACTTTGATCATGTAGGCGATGTAAATGAGCCGTTTTTATTAAATGATGAGAACGCTCAATATAATTATTTTATGTATCAGATGCGGAATGGGGCGGTCTATTTAAGTCCGAATTTCCGGATGAGCTTTACAAATGTGGAAGAAGCAATAAAAAATATGACGGTGGAAGCGAATGATATATACAGAACGGTTATATTGCCGGGCGTCTATTTGAAAGTGCAAGACACTGAGTCAATCGTTACGATTACATTTGAAGAGCCTTTAAACTTGGAAAATTATGAACCTGCTCAAGCAATGCGCATGATTGAAGGATTAATCATGACAGCGGCAAGTTTTGATAAACAGGTTAAATTTAAGAATATCGTACAGGAACAATGGGGCGGTTTTGACTTCACAAAACGATTAGAGAAGCCGATTGCGGCAAACCGAATTCACTATGAATTTCAATAATTCAAATAATTTTACTAGGAATTGTAAGCAATGGGCTTTACAATTCCTTTTTTTTAGATATAATAATAATTATAGCAAGGTAATTGCTACATAATTTCATATTGATTCATCTTCGGGGCAGGGTGTAACTCCCGACCGGCGGTAATAAAAGTTATAACCTCTGACCATTTACTTGGAGGAAGTTATGTCGAACTTTTCGAGCCCGCGAGCCACTTTTTGTGTGCAGGATTTGGTGCAATTCCAAAGCCGACAGTATAGTCTGGATGGGAGAAGGTGAAGGTACGGTCGTCATTTTTGAAAATGCCGTGCTTTGCAGTACTTATTTCTAATTCCTTATTTGTTAACGGAATATTTTTCGTATACAAAAAACAGGAATGGCTGCAAATGCACAGATAGACCCTTTATTTAAGTGTGCCTATTTCTCCCTTATGCTCTATTTTTAGCATAGGGGTTTTTTCATGAAATGATTTGATACGTCCTTTCTTCTTGCGAGATGGAATCAGCAAAGAGGAGAGATTTATATGCAAAAAAGAAGTTTGAAGTTACGGTCATTCGTAACAATCGCAATGCTGAGTGGGGTTTCATTTGTACTAATGTTGTTAAACTTCCCACTACCATGGTTCCCAGTGTTTTTACAAATTGATTTCAGTGATGTGCCAGCATTGATTGCGGCAATTACAATGGGACCTGTTGCGGGTATTTTAGTTGAACTTGTTAAAAATGTGCTTGACTGGATTTACACAGGGGCTCCTGAAGGAATTCCGGTAGGTCATATGGCGAACTTCGCTACAGGTGTGTTATTCATTTTACCAGCTTACTATATTTATAAAAAATTCCCTTCTGCAAAAGGGTTAATGACAGGCTTAGTTATTTCTACAGTTGTAATGTCACTGGGAATGGCGGCATTAAACTACGTGGCGTTCCTGCCGTTGTATACGTACTTACTAGGCTTCGAATATAATATGTACGAAACGATCGTATTGGGTATTTTACCGTTTAATATTGTTAAAGGAATTATGATGATTGTTGTCGTGACGATACTATACCGCTCGATGCGTGTATGGATTGAAAACCAGCGCAGACAATATTCAGCTTAAATTTTATAATAAATGATGGAGTGATGTCATTAAAGTGTTAACTTTATGACGTTGCTCCTTTTATATTTACTTTGACTATTGTCATTCTGTTATAGTACTGATATGATATTGTACATTGTTAAGAAAATTAGGACGTTTCATTAAAACACCATGAAATGACATCTTGGGAGAGAATATGATGGACAAGAAAATACCATTTTCAACCTATGCAGTAATCGGGACGATGCTGTTTGGGATGTTTTTTGGAGCAGGGAATTTAATATTTCCGATTCAAATGGGGCAATTGGCAGGGACAAATTATTGGTTCGCGCTAATTGGCTTTTTAGTTACAGCAATTGGTTTACCGTTTTTAGGAATTCTGGCGATCGGATTGTCGGGAAGCAATGGACTGCGTGATCTGGCGAGTAAAGTACATCCGATGTTTGGATTGTTTTTTGCATTGGCGTTGTATTTGACGATCGGACCGTTTTTTGCGATTCCGCGTACAGCAACAGTACCGTTTGTCGTGGGATTTGAACCGTTTATCGATCCTTCTCAGGCAGCATTGTGGCTGGCGGTATTCAGTTTTGTTTTTTTCGCGATCGTTTTTTACTTTTCGTTAAATCCGGCGAAAATAATGGACATTATCGGAAAGTACTTAACACCTGCCTTTTTAATCTTTTTATTTGTATTAATCGGCATTAGTCTGTTTTCTCCTATGGGGAAATTCGTTGAGCCTGCCGGAGCCTATATTAACGAGGCATTTATGACAGGTTTCAAAGAAGGTTATAATACGATGGATGCGCTTGCTTCGCTTGCATTCGGTATTGTAGTCATCCATGCCATTAAACGGACAGGTATTACAGATAAAAAAGAAATTGCAAAAGCGACTTGGAAATCGGGTATTTTTGCAATGGCATTAATGATGCTAATTTATGGTCTGATTGCTTATATGGGGGCCTCGAGTGTAACGGCTATAGGTACATTTGATAATGGCGGGCAAATTTTTGCTGCAGTTGCAGATCATTACTTCGGTTCTTACGGCGCGATTTTATTGGCAATTATTATTGTACTTGCCTGTTTGAAAACGAGTATCGGGCTCATTACTTCGTGCAGTGAGTTTTTCCATGAGGTGTTTCCGAAAATCAGCTATAAAACATTTGTAGTCATGTTATGTGTTGTTTCATTTATCATTGCAAACTTCGGTTTAACGAATATTATTACCTATGCGATTCCGGTGCTGATGTTCCTTTACCCGCTGGCAATTGTATTAATTCTATTGGCTCTTTTAGGACCGCTGTTTAACTATAAAAAGCCTGTATTTGCAGGGGCGATTTTACTTGTATTCTTTATTAGTATAATTGACGGCTACAATGCATTGATTGGAAGTGTACCGGCATTTGAATTGAGTGTGCTGTCATCTGTTTCTTCGTTCTACGCGGATTATTTACCGCTTTATTCCATTGGTTTAGGATGGATTGTTCCGGCTGTAGTGGGAGCGGTTATCGGATTATGTGTTCCGAACACTAGTAATGATGTAAATACGAATTAAAAAATGTGTGTGTAAAAGGAGAAAATCCTTTTACACACACATTTTCTGTTTAGTGGATATTTTGTTTTTTGAAGCTGCCGCCTTTAACTTCAACCACTTCATAAACAGTCACAAAGGCATTCGGATCGATTTCACGAATGATTAACTTTATTTTACTTTCTTCCATCCGGTTGATTACGCATGTAATTTCCTGGAATTCCTGATTGGAGTAAGCACCGTATACCGTATTGAATGTCGCGCTTCGTCCTAAACGGTCACGGATTGTTTCGACCATTTTAACGGGTTCTTTTGTAATGATTTTATACGTTTTGGAACCGCTTAGTCCTTCTTCAACGATTAAAATAACTTTTGATGCGATATAGTACGCAATCGCTGATAATAATGCACCTTTAAATCCGAAAACAAACGATACAACAATGAAAACGAAAAAGTTTAAAAATAGAATGAGGTCACTTGTACTGAAAGGCAGTTTTCTTGAAAGCAGCACAGCAAGCATGTCTATCCCATCCAACGCACCACCATTACGGAGTGCTAACCCCATACCGATACCTAAAATGATTCCCCCTACAACTGTAATGAGCAAGGCATCGCCTGTAATGATTGTCGGTACATGGTGCATGAGTGAAGTACCGATCGCTAATGATGCAATCCCGATAACAGAATTAATCGCGAAGGTTTTTCCGATTTGTTTATAGCCTAAATAAATAAACGGGATGTTCAGTAAGGCGATCAGCATGCCTAATGATAATGGCGTTAGCTGAGAAATAACGATACTGATCCCCGTGATTCCACCATCCGATACGTTATTTGGTATTAATACAGCTTCTAATCCGTAAGCGGCGATTAAACCGCCAATAATAACGATGATTTTTTGTCCGATTGACTTTGCGATGTTTTGCTTCGTCATAAAATTCCCCCTCAATTTGCATGGTAATAATTATACATCAATTTCGGCTGGATGACTTTTCAACGAGTAAATTAACCAATTTTATTGCGTAAAAAATGGAAATCAAGTTATGGAATTATATATGCCAATAAAATTTTATTTCATTTCATTATAAAGTATGTCTCGAAATATAACATGGTTTAAAAAACCAAATAAGGAAATGTTCGAATTATGCGATGAAATCGTTCTAAAAAACGTATGTTAGTTTTTATAACATTAGATTGACAGTGGATGTTACATTGGTTTAAAGTAAATGGTAAGAAGAGGGAGGCGAGATAATGAGTCGAGAATTTCGAAGAGCGATGCCGTTACTGCCGATTAGCATGGTAATGCAATTGACTGAATTAACGGCCAGACAAATTCGTTATTATGAAGAACATGAACTAATCGTCCCTGCCAGATCAGAAGGGAATCGAAGGATGTTTTCTCTTGATGATATTGATGCATTGCTGGAAATAAGGGAGTTACTCGACCAGGGCATTAATATGGCGGGTGTGAAAAAGGTATTTGCAATGAGATCGAAAGAGTATGTAAAGAAACCTGACGTAGTTCGCGTGACAGATACAGAATTGCGGACGATATTACGTGAAGAAATGCAGCAAGCACAGCGCATGCAAAAGACATCACTACGTCAAGGCGATTTATCGCGTTTCTTTCAATATAAAACAGAGTAGGACCAACTAAAAAGGAGAGTGTTGAAGTATGGCAAATGTAATGGTGAATGGAACAAGCAAAGCGACGAAAGAAAGCATTAAAAAAATTGTGGCAGATAAAAATGTAAAATTTATTCGTCTGCAATTTACTGATATTTTAGGAACAATCAAAAACGTTGAAATTCCGGTAAGTCAGTTAGATAAAGCCCTGGATAACAAAATGATGTTTGACGGTTCTTCAATTGAAGGTTTCGTGCGTATTGAAGAATCTGACATGTATTTGCGTCCGGATTTAGATACTTTCATGATTTTCCCATGGACTGCAGAAAAAGGGAAAGTTGCCCGATTAATTTGTGACATCGCACGTCCGGACGGCTCTCCTTTTGAAGGGGATCCACGCTCAAACTTAAAAAGAATGTTAAAAGAAATGGAAGACTTAGGTTTTACAAGCTTTAACTTAGGACCTGAACCAGAATTCTTCTTATTTAAATTAGATGAAAAAGGCAATCCGACATTAGAATTAAATGATGATGGTGGCTATTTCGACTTGGCACCGACAGATTTAGGGGAAAACTGCCGCCGCGATATCGTACTGGAACTTGAGGAAATGGGCTTTGAAATTGAAGCATCACACCATGAAGTAGCTCCGGGTCAACACGAAATTGACTTCAAATATGCCAACGCGGTAGAAGCGTGCGATAACATCCAAACGTTCAAATTAGTAGTAAAAACGATTGCGCGTAAACATGGCTTACATGCGACATTTATGCCAAAACCTTTATTCGGTGTGAACGGTTCAGGAATGCACTTCAACTTATCATTATTCCAAGGCAGCAAAAATGCATTTTGGGATGAAGGGGAAGACTTGCAATTATCAAAAACTGCGAAACATTTCCTGGCGGGCGTATTAAAGCACGTTCAAGGATTTACAGCGGTGACGAATCCGACTGTCAACTCATACAAACGTTTAGTGCCAGGCTATGAAGCACCTTGTTATGTGGCATGGTCACCGAAAAACCGTTCACCGTTAGTGCGTATTCCGGAATCTCGCGGTCTATCAACTCGTATTGAATTACGTTCAGTTGACCCATCTGCAAACCCGTATTTAGCAATGGCTGTTATTTTAGCGGCAGGATTGGATGGCGTGAAAAATGAAATCGAGCCACCAGCACCGGTTGACCGAAACATTTATGTGATGAATGCTGAAGAGCGCGCTGCTTATGGTATTGCAAGTTTACCAGGTTCATTGGATGCTGCATTAACTACTTTAGCGAAAGATGAAGTAATCATCGATGCGTTAGGTGAACATATTTATGCAAACTTCAAAGAAGCGAAAGAAGTGGAGTTTGATATGTTCCGCACATCTGTCCACCAGTGGGAACGCGACCAATATATGAAGATGTACTAAGAGAAATGCGTTGGGGCTATATGCTCCAACGCTTTTTCGTTTTTACTGTCCACAAGCTGATTTTTCATTGTCCCAATTTCTCCATGTATTCATCGAAATTATGAAGTGTATTTTCTGCATGCTTATGCGATATATGAGTATATGTATTAATCGTGGTAGTAGCAGATTCGTGGCCAAGACGATCTGCAATGGACTTCATATCCCATCCAGCTTCAATAAGCATTGCCACATGCGTGTGTCGGGTAGAGTGAATGGGTATTGGTTCCAACTCTACGTCGGTTTGGGGACGTTTTACCTCAATAACTTTAATTAAACATATGGTAAAATTGTACAAAAGGGGGAGTGCGATTGTTTAATGAAATGAAAGATATGATTAATCATTTGGAAGATACAGAATTAAAATCATTATTACTTCAAGTCTTTTTGCGTATGCAAACTGTTGAGGAAAGAAAAGGCTATTCGGAGCAGCAATTCTTTTTAGAGGTAAAAAATACATATAACGACCTGTTAGCGTATAAAAAAACAAGTTAGTATCGAACAAGAACAATTCCACACGATGCATATTGTATTTGGCGATTCACCTACTGGTAGTTTAAAAATCGCTTTAAAAGAGTCCGGTTTAATTCAACAAGAAAATATTATTAACTTTTCCGATTTATTTTCAATAGGCCCGATTTTGAACTTACATGACGCACAAGGGTTTAACAGTCGGTATGAATGGTTAAGAACACATATAAGGATGGATGATGAAGGGATATTTACTTATGAAACAAGCTTTCGACAAACTATATTAAATATTGAACAAATTCCAAGTCACCACCTGATTGTGATTTGGGCTGGAGAAAATGCACATGAACAAACTGGCTTACGATTTGTTCTCTATTTATTAAAAGAGAAAAGAAACAATATCGTGATGATAAATATAAATGAGGCATATAAAACTCATTTTGAACGACCTGAAATCGATTTTATACCTCGATGTATGGGAGAACTTTCATCTGGGCAATTAAAGCAAATTTATGAAAATGAGAAAAATGCTCATGTACTAACACAAACGGAACGTAAAGCATTTGAACAGCAATGGGTGCAGCTATGTAACGAGAAAGAAGTTTTGCGAATCTGGGAAAATAATAAAATCATCAGTGTTCCAGAAAACTACTACGATGAGTACATCATCAATACAGTGAAGAATTTTCAACAGAAGAAAAAGCACAACGACTTTATAAAATCAGCTAGAATCATTGGCGAAGTAATCGGTCACTTGAATCAATATATTGGCGACCAATTTATCCATTATCGCATCATACGTTTAATCATGGATGGCGTATTGGACATGGAAGGTGTTCCAACAGCAATGCGATACTATAGCATTAAAATTCGATAATACATTAACGTCCGAACTGTAATTTCAAGATGTTCCCAAACACCGCTTTGGGAACCATTAAAGGAATCTATTGACCTCTTCTAGAAATATTAATATAACAACTTAGGAGGTGTTTAGATGTCTGCAAGAAAAGAAACACCAGAACAGGAAAGAGAACGTTTATATCGAGAAGAACAAAAAAAGAATCCTGCTGGGAATTTCAATGACAATCTTAATCGCACACAAGCAGGTATGCCTAATACTACTGGAATGAGTATTAAAGAAATCGGTGTATTAATTCTAATCATTCTTGTAATTTTTATTGTATATAGTATTTATAAGTCATTCTAAAAACGTTCCCAAATGACACTTTGGTAACCACACCTCTTAATTAATTGAACAGAGATGTTTTAATTTCTTATGAACAGTTACTAAACAAATATTACGGAAAATTCGTTAATATCCTTTGCGGATAAATGGGGGGATTGAGTATGGCGAATAACATTATCGAACAAGCAAAACGTGGCTTGAAAGGTTTTGCAATAGGGCATTTTCATGCTAGCGGTCATTATGGTAGGTATCAAGAAGAATATTTTAAATATTTTGGAGACTCAGATTTTGAAACTAGAAAATATTCAATCGCTGCATTTACTTGTATGTTAGGTACTTGGGAAACAGGGTATTGTCAGGTATTTCAGCCAATAAAAGAATGGGAAGAACGAAAAAAAAGGAGCTCGCATCCCTCGAATCAAATACGTTTTTATCACTTAAATGATTATGTTTATTCATTGTTAGAACATCATGAACAGATTGAAGAAGAATTTCCTTATATGTTCGAAACTATCATCTGGTGTTTAATAAATATTGAAAAAAATGAAGGAATCGATTATGAAGAGTGGTTTCCTGAATTTAACCCGAACATGTTTAAACGATTAAGAGAAGAAATTTTAATCCCTAAAAAACATTTAGCAGAAAAACTTAGCCATATAAAATACTTATTAAAAGAAATAGGTATTGAACCTGTTTTTGAATAAGATAAATTTTAAAATAAGTTTCAACACTAAAGGTTTATAAAGTATACAAAATAAACCTAATAAATCCCAAATTAAAGCTTGGTAACATTTCAAACAGCGACAAACACTGCTTTAACAGTGCTGTCGCTGTTTTTATTAGAAAATAACGATCTGAGACGCTGTGAGAAAATATTTTAAAGAGGACTGTTCGATTCACTTGTTCTGAATGGCGATAACATAAAAATAGAATCTCGATGAAATGTTCCCAAAGGACGTTTTGAGTGCTTTATTTTATTCAACTAAAGAGATAGGTTTATTGAATAAAAAGTAACAAGATACGAAGAATAAGGAGTAAACGTAAACCAGAGGTGAGTGTTGATGGTTAAGCATTACTTAGTCTTATTAGGATTTATATTGATTATTCTTACTTCTATGCAAGTAGCAAAATCAGAAACAATACCAAAAGCAGAAGAAATGTATGTCACAACAGAGGACATTATTTCAGACATTATCTTCCCAACTATTGATAAAAGAGTTATCAAAGAGTATGGAGGAGATAATCGCCTTATTTGGCACTGGAAAAGGATTGTTGGTATTACTTACAACGAGAATCATTCCTATGATGTTACTGTAAGAATTGAGATTCCTTCAAAACACATTAATGAAAATGTTGAAAATGTTAAAGAAGATTTGGTTAAGGTAAGAATATCCCCGTCCTGTGATAGTGAGAAGATTAATAGGCAGAAATGTAATCACGGTTTCAAAATTGAAATATTAGACTACAAACATTTATCTCAATAAGTAATATTACCTTTAACTAAACGCAACAAGGATTTTTAAAGTATACAAAATAAACCTAATAAACGTTCCCAAATGGAAGCTTGGTAACATTTCAAACAGCGACAACTACTGATTTAACAGTGGTTGTCGCTGTTTTTATTAGAAAATAATGCTCTGAGACGTTGCGAGAAATCATTTTAAAGAGGACTGCTCAATTCACTTGTTCTGAAAGGCATGAAAAGTTACCAAAGGACGCTTTTGGGATTAAATATAAAAGATTCAGACCATACCAAACATTTCCTTTTCCTTTATGATATCTTGCCAATTCTTAGGAAGTTCATAGGTTTCTATATGCTTAAAATTCTTAAGACTGACTCCACTACCTGCCGAAATAGAAAATGTTAATTGGTCTTTTCCGACTTCAATATGTGGACCAACAACTGGTGTGACTTCAATGGTTACTAAAAACAAAAACCCCCGATATCCATTAGTTCTTTCCATCTTTAAAATTTTTATTTGGTACGGATACACCAAAGGACTTGTGGTAAGATAATCTGAATAGTAATTAGAAACTGCCTCTTGAACATTCGGTAAAAGTAGTGAAAAAAACAAGTCCATCATGAGTTCTTCTTTTGACTCTTCAGCAGGCTGATAATAATCTGGTTCAGCATGAGTTAATATTTTTGGTATTAGAAGTAACAGTAAAAAAGAAGGAACTATAATAATTTTTTTCATTTTTACACCACCCTTTAATGTTTATTTTGCTCAGAAAAGATTAACTTATCTCAAACAAATATTTCATTTTTAAGGGTGCTTTAGTGCATCCAGAATTTATAAAGTACTCAAAATATGCCCAATAAAGTTCCCAAATCAACGAAAGTTTGGGAATGAACATAATGATCTATAGCTAATAAAGTCATCCAAAAATAATGAAGGTATTAAAAATGTTAGCCACTCTGTTCAACAATCGGGTGCGATTCTTTAATAAGATGATCGCGTTTTTTCTTAATAGGGCCATTTTCTGGAATAACAACAATACAACAATTGGATATATATGTTAAGTTTAATCTCCTAAAGTGAAAAGGGAGGGAGGGCCAAGTTTTAAATCCATTATTAACTTCAGGTACTTCTACAGGTACTTTTGTTGCAACAGTGGGACCCCGACCAATATATGAAGATGTACTAAGAGGAATATGTTGGGGCTGTATGCTCCAACGTTTTTTTCGCTATACAATGGTCTATATTTCATCCGAATGTTGTACAGTTTTTTCCTTCTTTTCCCTTTAAAATGAGGTTAGGAGGGGATGTAAAT
This genomic window contains:
- a CDS encoding DUF1835 domain-containing protein — its product is MHIVFGDSPTGSLKIALKESGLIQQENIINFSDLFSIGPILNLHDAQGFNSRYEWLRTHIRMDDEGIFTYETSFRQTILNIEQIPSHHLIVIWAGENAHEQTGLRFVLYLLKEKRNNIVMININEAYKTHFERPEIDFIPRCMGELSSGQLKQIYENEKNAHVLTQTERKAFEQQWVQLCNEKEVLRIWENNKIISVPENYYDEYIINTVKNFQQKKKHNDFIKSARIIGEVIGHLNQYIGDQFIHYRIIRLIMDGVLDMEGVPTAMRYYSIKIR
- a CDS encoding DUF6366 family protein; the protein is MSARKETPEQERERLYREEQKKNPAGNFNDNLNRTQAGMPNTTGMSIKEIGVLILIILVIFIVYSIYKSF
- a CDS encoding DUF3888 domain-containing protein; this translates as MKKIIIVPSFLLLLLIPKILTHAEPDYYQPAEESKEELMMDLFFSLLLPNVQEAVSNYYSDYLTTSPLVYPYQIKILKMERTNGYRGFLFLVTIEVTPVVGPHIEVGKDQLTFSISAGSGVSLKNFKHIETYELPKNWQDIIKEKEMFGMV